A single genomic interval of Prunus dulcis chromosome 5, ALMONDv2, whole genome shotgun sequence harbors:
- the LOC117627804 gene encoding transcription factor MYC2-like — MEEIMSSCSPNFGQENSATLQQRLQFIVQNRPEWWVYSIFWQASKDSNGQVALSWAGGHFRSSRDLASKRSNKLVHNYQPKSGFISTERKKVVNREVEALFNEDMDLDGGDVTDSEWFYFYTVSLTQSFGACHGTGNILGRAFCSGGFVWLAGDHELQFYECERVKEARMHGIQTLVCIQTSCGVLELASLDVIKEDWGLVELSKSLFGSENSRVSKPQSSREGHVLVPLLESGIFSAGPQKEWTAQGGTKERFALNIGGSSSDSGPSDSVGNFTTENAENNGRLKKRGRSSNHGTDRESPINHVEAERQRREKLNHRFYALRSVVPNVSKMDKASLLSDAVVYINKLKARVEELEAKIQQPPQKPKLGILSNLEHQSNQSASSIVDHHRHHHHHQARPRPASSYTNSEAAGAIEVDVKIVGSEAMIRVQSPDQNYPYARLMNALKDLELQVYHASISSVKEMMLQDVVARVPHGFTSEEAMRTAIIKRWYN, encoded by the exons ATGGAAGAAATTATGTCCTCTTGTTCTCCAAACTTCGGTCAAGAAAACTCAGCCACTCTTCAACAACGTCTCCAGTTCATCGTCCAGAACAGGCCTGAATGGTGGGTTTACTCAATCTTCTGGCAAGCCTCTAAAGACAGCAATGGCCAAGTTGCTTTGTCCTGGGCTGGTGGCCATTTCCGAAGCTCCAGGGACTTGGCATCCAAAAGAAGCAACAAATTAGTCCATAATTACCAACCCAAATCCGGGTTCATCAGTACGGAGAGAAAGAAGGTTGTTAACAGAGAAGTTGAAGCTCTTTTCAATGAAGATATGGATTTGGACGGTGGAGATGTCACTGACTCCGAGTGGTTCTACTTTTACACAGTTTCTTTAACCCAGTCGTTTGGTGCATGCCATGGGACTGGGAATATCCTGGGCCGTGCGTTTTGTTCTGGCGGTTTTGTTTGGCTGGCAGGTGACCATGAGCTTCAATTCTATGAGTGTGAGAGAGTGAAAGAAGCTCGAATGCATGGAATTCAAACTTTGGTTTGTATTCAAACTTCATGTGGAGTTCTTGAGCTGGCTTCTCTGGATGTGATCAAAGAAGATTGGGGCCTTGTGGAGCTTTCCAAATCTCTTTTTGGATCAGAAAACAGCAGAGTCTCAAAGCCACAGAGCAGTCGTGAGGGTCATGTACTTGTTCCTCTGCTTGAAAGTGGAATATTTTCAGCTGGACCTCAAAAAGAGTGGACCGCACAAG GTGGTACAAAGGAACGTTTTGCTTTGAATATTGGTGGATCATCGTCAGACTCAGGGCCTTCTGACTCAGTCGGAAATTTCACGACGGAGAATGCGGAGAATAACGGTCgattaaaaaagagaggaagatCATCCAACCATGGAACTGATAGAGAATCACCAATAAATCATGTTGAGGCAGAGAGACAGCGGAGAGAGAAGCTTAACCATCGATTCTATGCCCTCCGCTCTGTTGTTCCAAATGTGTCGAAAATGGACAAAGCTTCTTTACTTTCTGATGCAGTTGTGTACATCAATAAGCTCAAAGCAAGGGTTGAGGAATTGGAGGCTAAAATCCAACAACCACCCCAGAAACCGAAATTAGGTATTTTGAGTAATCTTGAGCATCAATCAAACCAAAGTGCCAGTTCCATAGTCGATCATCATcgtcaccatcatcatcatcaagcaAGGCCTAGGCCAGCATCAAGTTATACTAATAGTGAAGCAGCTGGGGCAATAGAAGTGGATGTGAAGATTGTGGGCTCAGAAGCTATGATACGAGTTCAGAGTCCGGATCAGAATTACCCATACGCTAGATTGATGAATGCACTAAAAGACCTTGAATTACAAGTTTATCATGCAAGCATATCAAGCGTGAAAGAAATGATGCTTCAAGATGTTGTGGCTAGAGTTCCTCATGGATTCACAAGTGAGGAGGCCATGAGAACCGCTATTATAAAAAGATGGTACAACTAG